Proteins from one Robertmurraya sp. FSL R5-0851 genomic window:
- a CDS encoding DNA cytosine methyltransferase, protein MFPYWNVTTIDAYELGSVSSRKRGYAVAFREETDFQFPTIPKLPEHKRLTVGQVLGKDWEEGDWRTIKGSTMEHLLSKDGKKNNFSAHKNRTLVGLEDKKISCIIANYAKINVTSSYFKHPENPDLWRLFRSDELARFLDVPDSFSFPEFISENQRAALLGQSVSGNVVRAIGIEVAYSLMKQRVQQSVERQMTIPLEQNQNNQLAFII, encoded by the coding sequence TTGTTTCCTTATTGGAATGTGACCACCATCGATGCGTATGAACTAGGTTCTGTTTCAAGCAGAAAACGTGGATACGCAGTGGCTTTCAGAGAGGAAACGGACTTTCAATTTCCTACTATCCCTAAGCTGCCCGAGCATAAGCGACTGACGGTCGGACAAGTGCTAGGTAAGGATTGGGAAGAAGGGGATTGGAGAACGATTAAAGGGTCTACCATGGAGCATTTGCTATCAAAGGATGGAAAAAAGAACAATTTTAGCGCTCACAAAAATCGTACTTTAGTCGGTTTGGAGGACAAGAAGATATCTTGTATCATTGCGAATTACGCAAAAATCAATGTAACTTCTAGTTATTTCAAACATCCTGAGAATCCTGATTTATGGAGATTGTTCCGTTCGGATGAATTAGCTCGATTTTTAGATGTACCTGACAGTTTCTCGTTTCCAGAATTCATTTCTGAAAACCAACGAGCTGCGCTACTTGGTCAATCAGTTTCGGGTAATGTCGTTCGGGCAATCGGGATAGAAGTGGCTTATTCATTGATGAAGCAGAGGGTTCAACAATCAGTGGAACGTCAAATGACCATTCCATTGGAGCAAAACCAAAACAATCAGCTAGCCTTCATTATTTAG
- a CDS encoding XF1762 family protein → MLYVSGRSTNFYWIFYKVETNKFIITNDEELKNGALGDLLDDGYEIIWDSALSKDIAKELVMEQIHTFLDWYQRDIPLERLLLEEPKPLMLETVPLSFKQACEFINTHHRHHQAPQGHRFSVGLSDGKDLVGVAIAGNPVNRYLDDSRTLEITRCCMKSSIYKNGVSKLLSAVYQAGKALGYKRIISYTLEEETGISLKASGFYLDGISEGGSWNCRSRKRTDKAPTGPKKRWVKKIS, encoded by the coding sequence ATGCTATATGTTAGCGGTAGATCAACCAATTTTTATTGGATTTTCTATAAAGTAGAAACAAATAAATTCATAATTACCAATGATGAAGAGTTAAAAAATGGAGCATTAGGTGATTTATTAGACGATGGATATGAAATCATTTGGGATAGTGCTCTTTCAAAGGACATAGCAAAGGAACTAGTCATGGAACAGATTCATACTTTCCTAGATTGGTATCAAAGGGATATTCCGCTCGAACGCTTACTATTGGAGGAACCAAAGCCTTTAATGTTAGAAACAGTGCCTCTTAGCTTTAAACAGGCTTGTGAGTTTATAAACACCCATCATCGTCATCATCAAGCTCCCCAGGGGCATCGTTTTAGTGTTGGTCTTAGTGATGGGAAAGACTTAGTAGGTGTGGCCATAGCTGGAAATCCGGTTAATCGTTATCTAGATGATTCACGAACCTTAGAGATTACTAGATGTTGTATGAAAAGCAGCATTTATAAAAATGGTGTGTCGAAGTTGCTATCCGCAGTTTATCAAGCGGGAAAAGCGCTCGGGTATAAGCGGATTATTTCGTATACATTGGAGGAAGAGACAGGTATCTCCCTTAAAGCTAGTGGGTTTTACCTCGATGGTATCAGTGAGGGTGGTTCTTGGAATTGTCGTTCAAGAAAGAGAACTGATAAAGCTCCTACTGGACCAAAGAAAAGATGGGTTAAGAAAATTAGTTAA